The Primulina eburnea isolate SZY01 chromosome 8, ASM2296580v1, whole genome shotgun sequence genome contains a region encoding:
- the LOC140838415 gene encoding protein CYSTEINE-RICH TRANSMEMBRANE MODULE 6-like: MSNYNQTQEAYPPPSTAYPAETHGYVAPPPPAGYPTKDGSEAQAANPSPTKTTKSRGDGFWKGCCAALCCCCALDVCF, from the exons ATGAGTAATTACAACCAGACTCAAG AGGCGTATCCGCCACCGAGCACGGCGTACCCGGCAGAGACGCATGGATACGTGGCTCCGCCGCCACCTGCTGGTTACCCGACGAAGGATGGATCCGAAGCTCAGGCCGCGAACCCGTCGCCGACCAAAACTACGAAGTCCAGAGGCGATGGTTTTTGGAAAGGATG TTGCGCCGCCTTGTGCTGCTGTTGTGCATTGGATGTTTGTTTTTGA
- the LOC140838416 gene encoding scarecrow-like protein 23, which translates to MLRSLLPTLQHNPKASSSAMTSAGKRAVDLPSPSVAEPVKRHRTHRSPVEKDLQFEEEGEDQLQSVAAGASTREDDDSTGLRLLGLLLQCAECVAMDNLDDAGQLLPEIAELSSPFGSSAQRVGAYFADALSARIISSYLSIYSPVSPLCKTHHQKLLNALQIFNSVTPLIKFSHFTANQAIQHALDGADHVHIIDLDIMQGLQWPGLFHILASKSRKVKSFRITGFGSSAELLNSTGQRLAEFATALNISFEFQPIQGKIGNIKNLSQLNIKVGETIVVHWMHHCLYDVSGSDLGASKILTMLRPKLITIVEQDLSHGGSFLGRFVEALHYYSALFDALGDGLEAESVERHTVEQQLFGCEIRNIVAVGGPKRTGEVKVERWEDELVRGGFRSISLAGNPAAQANLLLGMFPWQGYTLAEEGGCLKLGWKDLPLLTASAWQPCE; encoded by the coding sequence ATGCTTCGTAGTTTACTGCCAACCCTTCAACACAATCCCAAAGCCTCTTCTTCCGCCATGACCTCCGCCGGCAAGCGCGCCGTTGACCTTCCTAGCCCTTCTGTAGCCGAGCCCGTCAAGCGCCATCGAACCCATCGCTCCCCCGTCGAGAAGGACCTACAATTCGAGGAAGAGGGGGAGGATCAGCTGCAGTCCGTCGCTGCTGGAGCTTCCACCCGGGAGGATGATGACTCGACCGGACTGCGCCTCCTCGGGTTACTTCTGCAATGCGCCGAGTGTGTAGCCATGGATAACCTCGACGACGCCGGCCAGCTCCTGCCTGAAATAGCTGAGCTTTCCTCCCCCTTCGGCTCTTCCGCCCAAAGGGTCGGCGCGTACTTTGCTGACGCGCTTTCAGCGCGCATCATCAGCTCATATCTAAGCATCTACTCACCCGTCAGCCCTCTTTGCAAAACCCATCATCAAAAACTCCTGAACGCACTACAAATCTTCAACTCTGTCACCCCTTTAATCAAATTCTCACACTTCACAGCCAACCAAGCCATCCAGCATGCATTGGACGGTGCTGATCATGTCCACATAATCGACCTGGACATCATGCAGGGCCTCCAATGGCCAGGATTGTTTCACATTCTCGCTTCCAAGTCAAGAAAGGTCAAGTCTTTTAGAATCACAGGATTTGGATCCTCAGCAGAGTTACTTAACTCAACTGGTCAGCGTTTAGCTGAATTTGCTACTGCACTCAACATTTCTTTTGAGTTTCAGCCCATACAAGGGAAGATTGGaaacataaaaaatttaagtCAATTAAATATCAAAGTGGGAGAAACCATAGTGGTACATTGGATGCATCATTGCTTGTACGATGTATCAGGGAGTGACTTGGGAGCTTCAAAAATACTAACTATGTTGAGGCCGAAACTGATAACCATTGTTGAACAGGATTTGAGCCATGGAGGAAGTTTCTTGGGACGATTTGTGGAGGCGTTGCATTACTACTCAGCTTTATTTGATGCGTTAGGGGACGGATTGGAGGCGGAGAGCGTGGAGAGGCACACAGTGGAGCAGCAGCTGTTCGGGTGTGAGATTCGGAACATTGTGGCAGTAGGTGGACCGAAGCGGACGGGGGAAGTGAAGGTGGAGAGGTGGGAAGATGAGTTGGTTCGAGGCGGATTTCGATCAATTTCCCTTGCTGGCAACCCTGCTGCTCAAGCCAACTTATTGCTTGGGATGTTTCCTTGGCAGGGGTATACATTGGCAGAAGAGGGTGGATGCTTGAAGTTGGGATGGAAAGATTTGCCATTGCTCACGGCCTCAGCTTGGCAGCCATGTGAATAG